In Crinalium epipsammum PCC 9333, the following are encoded in one genomic region:
- the purM gene encoding phosphoribosylformylglycinamidine cyclo-ligase, whose amino-acid sequence MDYKDAGVDVEAGRSFVDQIRSLVQSTHRSEVLGGLGGFSGFFQLPTGYKEPVLVSGTDGVGTKLKIAHELNRHNTVGIDLVAMCVNDVLTSGAEPLFFLDYLATGKLNPEQLTEVVAGIAEGCRQSGCALIGGETAEMPGFYQQGEYDLAGFCVGIVEKSQIVDGSQVELGDVAIALASQGLHSNGFSLVRKIVSDGNFNWNDTPSVLEGQSLAEVFLTPTRIYVKPVLEARRSGIDIHGMAHITGGGLPENLPRCLGKNQSIKINPNSWTIPPIFNWLAEAGNVNLTAMFNTFNMGIGFVLLVPPAEAEQTISWFNSQNIAAYNIGEVVAGDGSLLGISE is encoded by the coding sequence ATGGATTATAAAGATGCAGGGGTTGATGTTGAGGCGGGTCGCTCTTTTGTAGACCAAATCCGCAGTTTGGTGCAAAGCACACACCGCTCTGAAGTTTTGGGTGGATTAGGCGGTTTTAGTGGTTTTTTCCAACTCCCGACAGGTTATAAAGAACCTGTGCTGGTTTCTGGGACTGATGGCGTAGGTACTAAGCTGAAAATTGCTCATGAGCTTAACCGCCATAATACTGTGGGCATTGATTTAGTGGCTATGTGTGTCAATGATGTCTTGACATCTGGGGCAGAACCACTATTTTTTCTAGATTATTTAGCTACTGGTAAACTGAATCCTGAGCAGTTAACTGAAGTTGTTGCTGGAATTGCTGAAGGTTGTCGTCAGTCGGGATGTGCGCTAATTGGTGGGGAAACGGCAGAAATGCCTGGTTTTTACCAGCAGGGAGAGTATGATTTAGCTGGTTTTTGTGTAGGGATTGTAGAAAAAAGCCAAATTGTAGATGGTTCGCAAGTAGAATTGGGTGATGTGGCGATCGCACTAGCAAGTCAAGGTCTTCACAGTAACGGCTTTAGTTTAGTGCGAAAAATTGTGAGCGACGGGAATTTTAACTGGAACGACACACCATCCGTTTTAGAGGGTCAAAGTTTAGCTGAAGTTTTTTTGACCCCGACGCGCATTTATGTCAAGCCAGTATTAGAAGCCAGACGCTCTGGTATTGATATTCATGGTATGGCTCATATTACTGGCGGTGGTTTACCAGAAAATCTGCCACGCTGTTTAGGGAAAAATCAATCTATTAAGATTAACCCTAACAGTTGGACTATTCCGCCGATTTTTAACTGGTTAGCTGAGGCGGGCAATGTTAATTTGACGGCAATGTTTAATACTTTCAATATGGGCATTGGTTTTGTTTTACTTGTACCACCAGCAGAGGCAGAGCAAACTATTAGTTGGTTTAATTCACAAAATATTGCTGCCTATAATATTGGTGAAGTAGTTGCTGGTGATGGTAGTTTACTAGGAATTTCCGAGTAG
- a CDS encoding septal ring lytic transglycosylase RlpA family protein has product MNQKFLYIVAAILATFLGTATPSQAQSQLFKSSNSKSSQSISATANESIIQIVPHEFSGYQAATLYLRETPLLMFLGSRPIDEVALASQQRLEQTDPQDDPIWRAQQVAAKLSQLSRNNLNKSAIAVILDPTCNCYTIKVNSQALVQINGSARLPNTTNNLAEDALEIASQLRRLLTDTTVVEIPVHTPPQPSQAAVGSVIRSQIQGIASWYGPGFHGRRSANGERYNQNALTAAHRSLPFGTQVQVTNLNNNRSVIVRINDRGPFIRGRVIDLSAAAARTIGITQTGVAPVRIDVLDLQQTTASNN; this is encoded by the coding sequence ATGAATCAAAAATTTCTTTATATCGTAGCTGCCATATTAGCCACCTTTTTGGGTACTGCAACACCTAGCCAAGCTCAATCACAGCTTTTCAAAAGTTCTAACAGCAAATCATCTCAATCAATTTCCGCTACAGCGAATGAATCTATTATTCAAATAGTTCCCCATGAATTTTCCGGTTATCAAGCTGCAACTCTCTACTTACGCGAAACTCCATTGTTAATGTTTCTCGGTTCCCGCCCTATTGATGAAGTTGCTTTAGCGAGTCAACAAAGATTAGAGCAAACAGATCCTCAAGATGATCCAATTTGGAGAGCGCAGCAAGTTGCAGCCAAGCTAAGTCAGCTAAGTAGGAACAATCTTAACAAAAGTGCGATCGCAGTCATATTAGACCCAACTTGCAACTGCTACACCATTAAAGTCAATAGTCAAGCTTTAGTACAAATTAACGGTAGCGCCAGATTACCAAATACAACTAACAATCTTGCTGAAGATGCGTTGGAAATAGCCAGTCAACTCCGACGCTTACTGACTGATACCACCGTAGTAGAAATTCCCGTCCATACACCACCACAGCCATCTCAAGCTGCTGTAGGCTCAGTTATTCGTTCTCAAATTCAAGGAATTGCCTCTTGGTATGGCCCTGGATTTCATGGAAGGCGTAGTGCAAATGGTGAAAGATATAACCAGAATGCCCTGACAGCAGCCCATCGCAGCTTACCATTTGGAACCCAAGTGCAGGTGACAAACTTAAATAATAATCGTTCAGTAATAGTACGAATTAATGATCGTGGCCCTTTTATTAGAGGTCGGGTTATTGATCTATCTGCCGCCGCAGCCAGAACAATCGGAATAACCCAAACTGGCGTAGCACCAGTGCGTATAGATGTCTTAGACCTACAACAAACAACTGCAAGTAACAATTAA
- a CDS encoding bifunctional pantoate--beta-alanine ligase/(d)CMP kinase, whose amino-acid sequence MRLFTTTAGIRCYLKQHRQGLEVGLVPTMGALHAGHLSLIKQAKTQNKIVIVSIFVNPLQFAPTEDFQQYPRQLEQDRQLCEKVGVDAIVAPTAAEMGIISTTDSELTQVVPPPSMTSVLCGRSRIGHFQGVATIVTKLLNLIQPERAYFGEKDAQQLAIIQRLVEDLKLPVQIVPCPIVRESFGLAYSSRNQYLTPEQKEQAQVLYRGLAKAKNLFSLGERDRTPLINIVKQEISTVPAFQVEYLELVEPRTLIPLEQVAETGLLAIAAKIDSTRLIDNIILRNRQPIVAIDGPAGAGKSTVTRVVAQQLGLLYLDTGAMYRAVTWLVLQSGIALDDESAIAELVSQCQIKFVENQQNESSPQILINDYDVTQAIRSMEVTAQVSAIAALHSVRTELVRQQQNIGKKGGIVAEGRDIGTNVFPDAELKIFLTASVQERARRRLLELQKQGQENVTLEQLENLIQERDMSDSNRTFAPLRKAIDAVEIQTDNLSIVEVTNQIISLYKQQLTTNNHK is encoded by the coding sequence ATGCGTTTGTTTACGACAACTGCTGGAATTAGATGCTACTTAAAACAGCATCGACAAGGGTTAGAAGTTGGCTTAGTTCCTACTATGGGAGCTTTGCACGCTGGTCATTTAAGCCTAATAAAGCAAGCGAAAACCCAAAATAAAATTGTGATTGTCAGCATTTTTGTCAATCCACTTCAGTTTGCGCCCACAGAGGATTTCCAGCAATACCCGCGTCAACTAGAGCAAGATAGGCAACTTTGTGAAAAAGTTGGAGTAGATGCAATTGTTGCTCCTACAGCCGCAGAAATGGGAATAATTAGTACAACTGACTCAGAACTTACCCAGGTTGTACCACCACCATCAATGACATCTGTTTTATGTGGTAGATCGCGTATTGGTCACTTTCAGGGTGTTGCTACCATAGTGACGAAGTTGTTAAATTTAATTCAGCCTGAGCGAGCTTATTTTGGTGAAAAGGATGCCCAGCAGTTGGCAATTATCCAGCGTTTGGTAGAGGATCTAAAATTGCCAGTGCAGATTGTTCCTTGTCCAATTGTCCGAGAGTCCTTTGGACTAGCTTATAGTTCTCGCAATCAATATTTAACTCCTGAGCAAAAAGAACAGGCGCAAGTGTTGTATCGAGGTTTAGCAAAAGCCAAGAATTTGTTTAGTTTAGGTGAACGCGATCGCACTCCACTAATTAATATAGTTAAGCAGGAAATATCTACAGTCCCAGCTTTTCAGGTGGAATATTTAGAATTGGTTGAGCCAAGAACTTTAATACCTTTAGAGCAAGTTGCAGAAACGGGACTACTCGCGATCGCAGCTAAAATTGATTCAACTCGCTTAATTGACAATATAATCTTACGAAACCGTCAACCGATTGTAGCAATTGATGGCCCTGCTGGTGCTGGAAAATCTACAGTTACTCGTGTAGTTGCTCAACAGCTAGGACTGCTGTATTTAGATACTGGGGCAATGTATCGTGCTGTAACGTGGTTAGTTTTACAATCAGGAATTGCTCTAGATGACGAAAGTGCGATCGCAGAATTAGTTAGCCAATGTCAAATTAAATTTGTGGAAAATCAACAAAATGAATCAAGTCCCCAGATTTTGATCAATGATTATGATGTTACTCAAGCCATTCGCTCAATGGAAGTGACAGCGCAAGTATCTGCGATCGCAGCTTTGCATTCTGTTCGTACTGAACTCGTCAGACAACAGCAAAATATCGGCAAAAAAGGCGGTATCGTTGCTGAAGGTCGAGATATTGGTACTAACGTTTTTCCCGATGCTGAATTAAAAATATTCTTAACGGCTTCTGTTCAAGAAAGAGCGCGTCGGCGACTACTAGAGTTGCAAAAGCAAGGTCAGGAAAATGTCACTTTAGAGCAACTAGAAAACTTGATTCAAGAACGCGACATGAGCGACAGTAATCGCACTTTCGCGCCCCTACGCAAAGCTATTGATGCCGTCGAGATTCAAACAGATAACTTAAGTATTGTAGAAGTTACTAATCAAATTATAAGTTTGTATAAACAACAATTAACAACTAACAATCACAAATAA
- a CDS encoding polysaccharide deacetylase family protein, with translation MFFKVGKRFSDWGLALAVTSVGVLGLLILYWQLSNDRAVTTQDQLNISQQKNRKYNLPDKDIISQSSDRSNKQQPSAIVKQSIKPTDQSLSKVIGQWEQTAKTEIFNVLIPAKFQGQVLKQVKLGSKEKAIALTFDDGPWPRSTLKILEILKKDNIKATFFMVGIPLKEYPQIAQQVVLDGHAVANHTWSHRYRRMSPADAAREIEDTEALIYKVTGLKPAIFRPPGGVMNNGVVDYAKKHKYFVAMWSSDSNDYSRPSVPRLVRNVMKDAKPGGMVLMHDGGGDRAHTIKALPIIISQLKKRGYKFVTVPELLDLQEQEQQVLAKKSTDTPTPNSSTSLNTNK, from the coding sequence ATGTTTTTTAAAGTAGGCAAGAGATTCAGCGATTGGGGATTAGCTCTTGCGGTTACTTCTGTTGGTGTACTTGGTCTCCTCATTTTATACTGGCAGCTATCTAATGATCGGGCAGTGACCACACAAGACCAGCTAAATATCTCCCAGCAAAAAAACCGTAAATATAACTTACCTGACAAAGATATTATTTCCCAAAGTAGCGATCGCAGTAATAAACAGCAACCTAGTGCAATTGTTAAGCAATCAATTAAACCAACTGATCAAAGTTTAAGCAAGGTGATTGGACAATGGGAGCAAACAGCTAAAACAGAAATTTTTAATGTTTTAATTCCAGCGAAGTTTCAAGGGCAAGTTCTTAAACAAGTAAAACTGGGTAGTAAAGAAAAAGCGATCGCTCTTACATTTGATGATGGTCCTTGGCCGCGCAGCACCTTAAAAATATTAGAAATTCTGAAAAAAGATAATATTAAAGCAACATTCTTTATGGTTGGGATACCCCTGAAAGAATATCCTCAGATTGCCCAACAAGTCGTACTAGATGGTCATGCTGTTGCTAATCATACTTGGAGCCATCGTTATCGTCGCATGAGTCCTGCGGATGCTGCTCGTGAAATTGAGGATACAGAGGCACTAATTTACAAAGTTACAGGATTAAAACCCGCAATATTTCGTCCGCCTGGTGGTGTAATGAACAACGGAGTAGTTGACTATGCTAAAAAGCATAAATACTTTGTAGCAATGTGGTCGTCAGACTCGAACGACTATAGCCGTCCATCTGTACCAAGGTTAGTCAGAAATGTAATGAAGGATGCGAAACCAGGTGGTATGGTGTTGATGCACGATGGCGGAGGCGATCGCGCTCATACAATTAAAGCATTACCCATAATTATTTCTCAACTGAAAAAGCGCGGTTATAAATTTGTCACCGTACCAGAATTGCTAGATTTACAAGAACAGGAACAACAGGTACTAGCTAAAAAATCTACTGATACTCCAACGCCGAATTCTTCTACATCTTTAAACACAAATAAATAG